The following coding sequences are from one bacterium SCSIO 12741 window:
- a CDS encoding DUF2461 domain-containing protein, with protein MATLSKDTFTFLKTLKKNNNREWFMDNKPTYQKVHQEFIEFIDELIREIAKFDPSISHHSGKAAAFRIYRDVRFSKDKSPYKTHFGAHITAAEKKSEIHSRAGYYIHIGPGESMLAGGAYMPESKWIKSIRDDIAHDPDEFKAIIQNKTFKKYFGELEGEKLKTAPKGFAKDHPEIELLRYKSFLASHQMEDKLVTSADFLKHCASVFKGLKPLDDYLNRSLIS; from the coding sequence ATGGCTACCCTCAGCAAAGACACTTTCACCTTTCTCAAGACACTTAAGAAAAACAACAACCGTGAATGGTTTATGGATAATAAACCGACCTATCAAAAGGTACATCAGGAGTTTATCGAGTTCATTGATGAATTGATTCGGGAGATTGCCAAATTCGATCCTTCCATTTCTCATCATTCGGGTAAGGCGGCAGCCTTCCGCATTTACCGAGATGTTCGATTTTCTAAGGACAAGTCGCCGTACAAAACGCATTTTGGCGCTCATATTACGGCCGCTGAGAAAAAGTCAGAGATTCACTCTCGTGCGGGTTACTACATCCATATTGGACCGGGAGAATCTATGCTGGCCGGTGGAGCCTACATGCCCGAATCCAAATGGATCAAATCCATTCGGGATGATATCGCTCATGATCCGGATGAGTTTAAAGCCATCATTCAAAACAAAACCTTCAAAAAATACTTTGGCGAACTGGAAGGAGAGAAGCTTAAAACGGCTCCTAAAGGCTTTGCCAAAGATCACCCGGAAATTGAGCTTCTACGGTACAAAAGTTTCCTGGCTTCGCATCAAATGGAGGATAAATTGGTGACTTCGGCCGATTTTCTGAAACACTGTGCATCCGTCTTCAAAGGACTCAAACCTTTGGACGATTACCTGAATCGTTCCCTCATTTCCTGA